The following proteins are co-located in the Vigna angularis cultivar LongXiaoDou No.4 chromosome 2, ASM1680809v1, whole genome shotgun sequence genome:
- the LOC108329650 gene encoding sterol 3-beta-glucosyltransferase UGT80A2 isoform X1, giving the protein MAKENVLHRATSSSSDISVCLDTDATSAPASAGPVHRNPSYAERGTPAPTPAPAPVNGDNDLTRVRSKGSSAVALAKFLDAKVPFREKVQWIKRASVLKADGTVEIKVPGIGSSIHEHHVKCDEPHDEFWDAIHNQDIRSIKPLQIVMLIVGTRGDVQPFIAMGKRLQEDGHRVRLATHKNFEDFVLNAGLEFYPLGGDPKVLAGYMVKNKGFLPSGPSEIHIQRNQIKEIINSLLPACHSRYPDYNATFKAEAIIANPPAYGHTHVAEYLKVPLHVFFTMPWTPTSEFPHPLSRVKQPIGYRLSYQIVDALIWLGIRDLINEFRKKKLKLKPVTYLSGSYTHPFDVPHGYMWSPHLVPKPKDWGPKIDVVGFCFLDLASTFDPPKSLVDWLEEGEKPIYVGFGSLPLQEPEKMTKIIIQALEKTGQRGVINRGWGGLGSLAERKKSVYLLDNCPHDWLFPRCTAVIHHGGAGTTAAGLRAEVMYRCPTTIVPFFGDQPFWGERVHARGVGPAPIPVDEFTLDRLVDAIHFMLKPEVKRRAVELANSMKNEDGVLGAVKAFYKYYPDQKSRCEEAKALAAVIKPKPIHKYFSLRGCLGCSTSSVDTHRP; this is encoded by the exons ATGGCGAAGGAGAACGTTCTCCACCGCGCGACCTCTTCCTCCAGTGACATATCAGTCTGTTTGGACACAGACGCCACTTCCGCTCCCGCCTCCGCCG GGCCTGTTCACAGGAATCCATCCTATGCGGAACGGGGCACTCCTGCGCCTACACCTGCACCTGCACCGGTGAACGGTGATAATGATCTTACGAGAGTTAGGAGCAAGGGAAGCAGTGCAGTGGCGCTTGCTAAGTTCCTTGACGCGAAAGTACCCTTCAGGGAAAAG GTGCAATGGATAAAACGGGCTTCCGTACTTAAGGCTGATGGTACAGTTGAAATTAAAGTTCCAGGAATAGGAAGTAGTATTCATGAGCATCATGTCAAATGTGATGAACCTCATGATGAATTTTGGGATGCAATACACAATCAGGATATTCGATCTATCAAGCCACTTCAAATTGTAATGCTTATAGTGGGCACACGGGGAGATGTCCAGCCATTTATTGCCATGGGGAAGCGTCTACAG GAAGATGGCCACAGAGTTAGACTAGCTACTCATAAGAACTTCGAGGATTTTGTCTTGAATGCAGGCTTGGAGTTTTACCCTTTGGGTGGAGATCCTAAAGTTCTTGCCGGTT ATATGGTCAAGAATAAAGGCTTTTTGCCATCAGGACCTTCAGAAATACACATACAAAGAAATCAAATCAAGGAAATTATTAATTCTTTGCTTCCTGCATGCCACAGTCGTTACCCAGACTATAATGCAACCTTTAAAGCAGAAGCAATAATTGCTAATCCTCCAGCATACG GGCATACACATGTTGCTGAATATCTAAAAGTTCCACTTCACGTATTCTTCACAATGCCATGGAC GCCTACTAGTGAATTCCCTCATCCTCTTTCCCGTGTTAAGCAACCAATTGGCTACAGA CTGTCATATCAAATAGTTGATGCTTTAATCTGGCTTGGAATACGAGACTTGATAAATGAGTTTAGGAAGAAAAAGTTGAAGCTAAAGCCTGTTACATATCTAAGTGGATCTTACACTCACCCTTTTGATGTGCCCCATGGTTATATGTGGAGCCCTCACTTAGTCCCTAAACCAAAAG ACTGGGGACCTAAGATTGACGTTGTTGGATTTTGTTTCCTTGACCTTGCTTCAACTTTTGACCCACCAAAATCGCTAGTAGATTGGCTTGAAGAGGGAGAAAAACCTATTTATGTTGGATTTGGTAGCCTT CCTTTACAAGAACCAGAGAAAATGACGAAAATTATAATCCAAGCTCTGGAAAAAACAGGACAGAGAGGTGTTATTAACAGAGGCTGGGGTGGTCTTGGATCTT TGGCAGAACGAAAGAAATCTGTGTATTTGTTGGACAACTGTCCGCATGATTGGCTGTTTCCCCGATGCACTGCTGTG ATACATCACGGGGGTGCCGGAACAACTGCCGCTGGTCTTAGAGCTGAAGTAATGTATCGT TGCCCAACAACCATTGTGCCATTCTTTGGGGACCAGCCATTTTGGGGAGAGCGGGTACATGCTAGAGGAGTAGGTCCTGCACCCATCCCGGTGGATGAGTTTACATTAGATAGGCTGGTCGATGCCATACACTTTATGCTGAAACCAGag GTGAAAAGACGTGCTGTTGAACTTGCTAATTCCATGAAAAATGAAGATGGGGTGCTAGGAGCGGTTAAAGCTTTCTATAAATATTATCCGGACCAAAAATCGAGGTGTGAAGAGGCCAAGGCTTTAGCCGCCGTAATTAAACCCAAGCCCATTCATAAATATTTCTCTTTACGAGGATGTTTAGGTTGCTCTACATCTTCTGTGGATACACATCGaccataa
- the LOC108329650 gene encoding sterol 3-beta-glucosyltransferase UGT80A2 isoform X2: protein MAKENVLHRATSSSSDISVCLDTDATSAPASAGPVHRNPSYAERGTPAPTPAPAPVNGDNDLTRVRSKGSSAVALAKFLDAKVPFREKVQWIKRASVLKADGTVEIKVPGIGSSIHEHHVKCDEPHDEFWDAIHNQDIRSIKPLQIVMLIVGTRGDVQPFIAMGKRLQEDGHRVRLATHKNFEDFVLNAGLEFYPLGGDPKVLAGYMVKNKGFLPSGPSEIHIQRNQIKEIINSLLPACHSRYPDYNATFKAEAIIANPPAYGHTHVAEYLKVPLHVFFTMPWTPTSEFPHPLSRVKQPIGYRLSYQIVDALIWLGIRDLINEFRKKKLKLKPVTYLSGSYTHPFDVPHGYMWSPHLVPKPKDWGPKIDVVGFCFLDLASTFDPPKSLVDWLEEGEKPIYVGFGSLPLQEPEKMTKIIIQALEKTGQRGVINRGWGGLGSLAERKKSVYLLDNCPHDWLFPRCTAVIHHGGAGTTAAGLRAECPTTIVPFFGDQPFWGERVHARGVGPAPIPVDEFTLDRLVDAIHFMLKPEVKRRAVELANSMKNEDGVLGAVKAFYKYYPDQKSRCEEAKALAAVIKPKPIHKYFSLRGCLGCSTSSVDTHRP, encoded by the exons ATGGCGAAGGAGAACGTTCTCCACCGCGCGACCTCTTCCTCCAGTGACATATCAGTCTGTTTGGACACAGACGCCACTTCCGCTCCCGCCTCCGCCG GGCCTGTTCACAGGAATCCATCCTATGCGGAACGGGGCACTCCTGCGCCTACACCTGCACCTGCACCGGTGAACGGTGATAATGATCTTACGAGAGTTAGGAGCAAGGGAAGCAGTGCAGTGGCGCTTGCTAAGTTCCTTGACGCGAAAGTACCCTTCAGGGAAAAG GTGCAATGGATAAAACGGGCTTCCGTACTTAAGGCTGATGGTACAGTTGAAATTAAAGTTCCAGGAATAGGAAGTAGTATTCATGAGCATCATGTCAAATGTGATGAACCTCATGATGAATTTTGGGATGCAATACACAATCAGGATATTCGATCTATCAAGCCACTTCAAATTGTAATGCTTATAGTGGGCACACGGGGAGATGTCCAGCCATTTATTGCCATGGGGAAGCGTCTACAG GAAGATGGCCACAGAGTTAGACTAGCTACTCATAAGAACTTCGAGGATTTTGTCTTGAATGCAGGCTTGGAGTTTTACCCTTTGGGTGGAGATCCTAAAGTTCTTGCCGGTT ATATGGTCAAGAATAAAGGCTTTTTGCCATCAGGACCTTCAGAAATACACATACAAAGAAATCAAATCAAGGAAATTATTAATTCTTTGCTTCCTGCATGCCACAGTCGTTACCCAGACTATAATGCAACCTTTAAAGCAGAAGCAATAATTGCTAATCCTCCAGCATACG GGCATACACATGTTGCTGAATATCTAAAAGTTCCACTTCACGTATTCTTCACAATGCCATGGAC GCCTACTAGTGAATTCCCTCATCCTCTTTCCCGTGTTAAGCAACCAATTGGCTACAGA CTGTCATATCAAATAGTTGATGCTTTAATCTGGCTTGGAATACGAGACTTGATAAATGAGTTTAGGAAGAAAAAGTTGAAGCTAAAGCCTGTTACATATCTAAGTGGATCTTACACTCACCCTTTTGATGTGCCCCATGGTTATATGTGGAGCCCTCACTTAGTCCCTAAACCAAAAG ACTGGGGACCTAAGATTGACGTTGTTGGATTTTGTTTCCTTGACCTTGCTTCAACTTTTGACCCACCAAAATCGCTAGTAGATTGGCTTGAAGAGGGAGAAAAACCTATTTATGTTGGATTTGGTAGCCTT CCTTTACAAGAACCAGAGAAAATGACGAAAATTATAATCCAAGCTCTGGAAAAAACAGGACAGAGAGGTGTTATTAACAGAGGCTGGGGTGGTCTTGGATCTT TGGCAGAACGAAAGAAATCTGTGTATTTGTTGGACAACTGTCCGCATGATTGGCTGTTTCCCCGATGCACTGCTGTG ATACATCACGGGGGTGCCGGAACAACTGCCGCTGGTCTTAGAGCTGAA TGCCCAACAACCATTGTGCCATTCTTTGGGGACCAGCCATTTTGGGGAGAGCGGGTACATGCTAGAGGAGTAGGTCCTGCACCCATCCCGGTGGATGAGTTTACATTAGATAGGCTGGTCGATGCCATACACTTTATGCTGAAACCAGag GTGAAAAGACGTGCTGTTGAACTTGCTAATTCCATGAAAAATGAAGATGGGGTGCTAGGAGCGGTTAAAGCTTTCTATAAATATTATCCGGACCAAAAATCGAGGTGTGAAGAGGCCAAGGCTTTAGCCGCCGTAATTAAACCCAAGCCCATTCATAAATATTTCTCTTTACGAGGATGTTTAGGTTGCTCTACATCTTCTGTGGATACACATCGaccataa
- the LOC108329650 gene encoding sterol 3-beta-glucosyltransferase UGT80A2 isoform X3: MAKENVLHRATSSSSDISVCLDTDATSAPASAGPVHRNPSYAERGTPAPTPAPAPVNGDNDLTRVRSKGSSAVALAKFLDAKVPFREKVQWIKRASVLKADGTVEIKVPGIGSSIHEHHVKCDEPHDEFWDAIHNQDIRSIKPLQIVMLIVGTRGDVQPFIAMGKRLQEDGHRVRLATHKNFEDFVLNAGLEFYPLGGDPKVLAGWHTHVAEYLKVPLHVFFTMPWTPTSEFPHPLSRVKQPIGYRLSYQIVDALIWLGIRDLINEFRKKKLKLKPVTYLSGSYTHPFDVPHGYMWSPHLVPKPKDWGPKIDVVGFCFLDLASTFDPPKSLVDWLEEGEKPIYVGFGSLPLQEPEKMTKIIIQALEKTGQRGVINRGWGGLGSLAERKKSVYLLDNCPHDWLFPRCTAVIHHGGAGTTAAGLRAEVMYRCPTTIVPFFGDQPFWGERVHARGVGPAPIPVDEFTLDRLVDAIHFMLKPEVKRRAVELANSMKNEDGVLGAVKAFYKYYPDQKSRCEEAKALAAVIKPKPIHKYFSLRGCLGCSTSSVDTHRP; encoded by the exons ATGGCGAAGGAGAACGTTCTCCACCGCGCGACCTCTTCCTCCAGTGACATATCAGTCTGTTTGGACACAGACGCCACTTCCGCTCCCGCCTCCGCCG GGCCTGTTCACAGGAATCCATCCTATGCGGAACGGGGCACTCCTGCGCCTACACCTGCACCTGCACCGGTGAACGGTGATAATGATCTTACGAGAGTTAGGAGCAAGGGAAGCAGTGCAGTGGCGCTTGCTAAGTTCCTTGACGCGAAAGTACCCTTCAGGGAAAAG GTGCAATGGATAAAACGGGCTTCCGTACTTAAGGCTGATGGTACAGTTGAAATTAAAGTTCCAGGAATAGGAAGTAGTATTCATGAGCATCATGTCAAATGTGATGAACCTCATGATGAATTTTGGGATGCAATACACAATCAGGATATTCGATCTATCAAGCCACTTCAAATTGTAATGCTTATAGTGGGCACACGGGGAGATGTCCAGCCATTTATTGCCATGGGGAAGCGTCTACAG GAAGATGGCCACAGAGTTAGACTAGCTACTCATAAGAACTTCGAGGATTTTGTCTTGAATGCAGGCTTGGAGTTTTACCCTTTGGGTGGAGATCCTAAAGTTCTTGCCGGTT GGCATACACATGTTGCTGAATATCTAAAAGTTCCACTTCACGTATTCTTCACAATGCCATGGAC GCCTACTAGTGAATTCCCTCATCCTCTTTCCCGTGTTAAGCAACCAATTGGCTACAGA CTGTCATATCAAATAGTTGATGCTTTAATCTGGCTTGGAATACGAGACTTGATAAATGAGTTTAGGAAGAAAAAGTTGAAGCTAAAGCCTGTTACATATCTAAGTGGATCTTACACTCACCCTTTTGATGTGCCCCATGGTTATATGTGGAGCCCTCACTTAGTCCCTAAACCAAAAG ACTGGGGACCTAAGATTGACGTTGTTGGATTTTGTTTCCTTGACCTTGCTTCAACTTTTGACCCACCAAAATCGCTAGTAGATTGGCTTGAAGAGGGAGAAAAACCTATTTATGTTGGATTTGGTAGCCTT CCTTTACAAGAACCAGAGAAAATGACGAAAATTATAATCCAAGCTCTGGAAAAAACAGGACAGAGAGGTGTTATTAACAGAGGCTGGGGTGGTCTTGGATCTT TGGCAGAACGAAAGAAATCTGTGTATTTGTTGGACAACTGTCCGCATGATTGGCTGTTTCCCCGATGCACTGCTGTG ATACATCACGGGGGTGCCGGAACAACTGCCGCTGGTCTTAGAGCTGAAGTAATGTATCGT TGCCCAACAACCATTGTGCCATTCTTTGGGGACCAGCCATTTTGGGGAGAGCGGGTACATGCTAGAGGAGTAGGTCCTGCACCCATCCCGGTGGATGAGTTTACATTAGATAGGCTGGTCGATGCCATACACTTTATGCTGAAACCAGag GTGAAAAGACGTGCTGTTGAACTTGCTAATTCCATGAAAAATGAAGATGGGGTGCTAGGAGCGGTTAAAGCTTTCTATAAATATTATCCGGACCAAAAATCGAGGTGTGAAGAGGCCAAGGCTTTAGCCGCCGTAATTAAACCCAAGCCCATTCATAAATATTTCTCTTTACGAGGATGTTTAGGTTGCTCTACATCTTCTGTGGATACACATCGaccataa
- the LOC108329650 gene encoding sterol 3-beta-glucosyltransferase UGT80A2 isoform X4 has translation MAKENVLHRATSSSSDISVCLDTDATSAPASAGPVHRNPSYAERGTPAPTPAPAPVNGDNDLTRVRSKGSSAVALAKFLDAKVPFREKVQWIKRASVLKADGTVEIKVPGIGSSIHEHHVKCDEPHDEFWDAIHNQDIRSIKPLQIVMLIVGTRGDVQPFIAMGKRLQEDGHRVRLATHKNFEDFVLNAGLEFYPLGGDPKVLAGWHTHVAEYLKVPLHVFFTMPWTPTSEFPHPLSRVKQPIGYRLSYQIVDALIWLGIRDLINEFRKKKLKLKPVTYLSGSYTHPFDVPHGYMWSPHLVPKPKDWGPKIDVVGFCFLDLASTFDPPKSLVDWLEEGEKPIYVGFGSLPLQEPEKMTKIIIQALEKTGQRGVINRGWGGLGSLAERKKSVYLLDNCPHDWLFPRCTAVIHHGGAGTTAAGLRAECPTTIVPFFGDQPFWGERVHARGVGPAPIPVDEFTLDRLVDAIHFMLKPEVKRRAVELANSMKNEDGVLGAVKAFYKYYPDQKSRCEEAKALAAVIKPKPIHKYFSLRGCLGCSTSSVDTHRP, from the exons ATGGCGAAGGAGAACGTTCTCCACCGCGCGACCTCTTCCTCCAGTGACATATCAGTCTGTTTGGACACAGACGCCACTTCCGCTCCCGCCTCCGCCG GGCCTGTTCACAGGAATCCATCCTATGCGGAACGGGGCACTCCTGCGCCTACACCTGCACCTGCACCGGTGAACGGTGATAATGATCTTACGAGAGTTAGGAGCAAGGGAAGCAGTGCAGTGGCGCTTGCTAAGTTCCTTGACGCGAAAGTACCCTTCAGGGAAAAG GTGCAATGGATAAAACGGGCTTCCGTACTTAAGGCTGATGGTACAGTTGAAATTAAAGTTCCAGGAATAGGAAGTAGTATTCATGAGCATCATGTCAAATGTGATGAACCTCATGATGAATTTTGGGATGCAATACACAATCAGGATATTCGATCTATCAAGCCACTTCAAATTGTAATGCTTATAGTGGGCACACGGGGAGATGTCCAGCCATTTATTGCCATGGGGAAGCGTCTACAG GAAGATGGCCACAGAGTTAGACTAGCTACTCATAAGAACTTCGAGGATTTTGTCTTGAATGCAGGCTTGGAGTTTTACCCTTTGGGTGGAGATCCTAAAGTTCTTGCCGGTT GGCATACACATGTTGCTGAATATCTAAAAGTTCCACTTCACGTATTCTTCACAATGCCATGGAC GCCTACTAGTGAATTCCCTCATCCTCTTTCCCGTGTTAAGCAACCAATTGGCTACAGA CTGTCATATCAAATAGTTGATGCTTTAATCTGGCTTGGAATACGAGACTTGATAAATGAGTTTAGGAAGAAAAAGTTGAAGCTAAAGCCTGTTACATATCTAAGTGGATCTTACACTCACCCTTTTGATGTGCCCCATGGTTATATGTGGAGCCCTCACTTAGTCCCTAAACCAAAAG ACTGGGGACCTAAGATTGACGTTGTTGGATTTTGTTTCCTTGACCTTGCTTCAACTTTTGACCCACCAAAATCGCTAGTAGATTGGCTTGAAGAGGGAGAAAAACCTATTTATGTTGGATTTGGTAGCCTT CCTTTACAAGAACCAGAGAAAATGACGAAAATTATAATCCAAGCTCTGGAAAAAACAGGACAGAGAGGTGTTATTAACAGAGGCTGGGGTGGTCTTGGATCTT TGGCAGAACGAAAGAAATCTGTGTATTTGTTGGACAACTGTCCGCATGATTGGCTGTTTCCCCGATGCACTGCTGTG ATACATCACGGGGGTGCCGGAACAACTGCCGCTGGTCTTAGAGCTGAA TGCCCAACAACCATTGTGCCATTCTTTGGGGACCAGCCATTTTGGGGAGAGCGGGTACATGCTAGAGGAGTAGGTCCTGCACCCATCCCGGTGGATGAGTTTACATTAGATAGGCTGGTCGATGCCATACACTTTATGCTGAAACCAGag GTGAAAAGACGTGCTGTTGAACTTGCTAATTCCATGAAAAATGAAGATGGGGTGCTAGGAGCGGTTAAAGCTTTCTATAAATATTATCCGGACCAAAAATCGAGGTGTGAAGAGGCCAAGGCTTTAGCCGCCGTAATTAAACCCAAGCCCATTCATAAATATTTCTCTTTACGAGGATGTTTAGGTTGCTCTACATCTTCTGTGGATACACATCGaccataa